Proteins encoded within one genomic window of Micromonospora halotolerans:
- a CDS encoding potassium channel family protein, with translation MRIAIAGAGNVGRSIAQELIDNGHQVMLIERQPKMLRPDRVPAADWVLADACELASLEEANLAGCDVVVAATGDDKVNLVVSLLAKTEFAVPRVVARVNRAENEWLFTEQWGVDVAVSKPRVMAALVEEAVTVGDLVRLMTFRQGEANLVEITLPPTAPYVGQPIHAVPIPRDAALVAILRGKRVLVPSPDDPIEAGDELIFVCTAAVENEVRAVILGPDSVDRKRERS, from the coding sequence AACGTGGGCCGGTCGATCGCCCAGGAGCTGATCGACAACGGCCACCAGGTGATGCTGATCGAGCGGCAGCCCAAGATGCTCCGCCCCGACCGGGTGCCGGCCGCCGACTGGGTGCTCGCCGACGCCTGCGAGCTGGCCAGCCTGGAGGAGGCCAACCTGGCCGGCTGCGATGTGGTCGTGGCCGCCACGGGCGACGACAAGGTCAACCTCGTGGTGTCCCTGCTGGCCAAGACCGAGTTCGCGGTGCCCCGCGTGGTGGCCCGGGTCAACCGGGCCGAGAACGAGTGGCTCTTCACCGAGCAGTGGGGCGTCGACGTCGCGGTGAGCAAGCCGCGGGTGATGGCCGCGCTGGTCGAGGAGGCGGTCACCGTCGGCGACCTGGTCCGGCTCATGACCTTCCGCCAGGGCGAGGCGAACCTGGTCGAGATCACCCTGCCGCCCACGGCGCCCTACGTCGGGCAGCCCATCCACGCGGTGCCTATCCCCCGGGACGCGGCGCTGGTGGCGATCCTGCGCGGCAAGCGGGTGCTGGTGCCCAGCCCCGACGACCCCATCGAGGCCGGCGACGAGCTGATCTTCGTGTGCACGGCCGCCGTGGAGAACGAGGTCCGGGCGGTGATCCTCGGCCCGGACAGCGTCGACCGCAAGCGGGAGCGGTCCTGA